One Pyxicephalus adspersus chromosome 3, UCB_Pads_2.0, whole genome shotgun sequence genomic window carries:
- the KCNJ16 gene encoding inward rectifier potassium channel 16 isoform X1 has translation MGSDIRRTENNFGGTLTFDVKMTQTADSWRLVNVKENTWYQQSVICKKSFQTRFMQKDGTCNVYFKSIFKEWESYMVDIFTTLVDIKWRHMLVIFTLSYILSWLLFGLIFWIIALQHGDINNTDITPCVANVHTFAGAFLFSLESQTTIGYGYRCVTEECPVAIIIVTIQSVLSCIIDTFIIGAAMAKMATARKRAQTIRFSYFALVGVRDGKLCLMWRIADFRPNHVVEGNVRAQLLRYYEDNEKGITMEYRDLQLVNDQIILVTPVTVVHVIDQDSPLYTLDRKALAADRFEILVTFIYTGDSTGTSHQSRTSYLPREILWGYRFNNILHAKKKYYKVDCEQFEEMTEYYAPFCSAKQLDINAMPASPAPSSMSNGFSFETPLKPAQNQLTNRVKSTSSMTGILHISESTDTTLNDLSKAASTSPILNGLFSVSKNVTTMESLGTAEDNKEDFTGYNIREDNEDKSYQRVFITLSKMSLES, from the coding sequence ATATTAGAAGAACAGAGAATAATTTTGGTGGAACATTGACCTTTGACGTCAAGATGACCCAAACTGCTGATTCCTGGAGGCTGGTAAATGTTAAAGAGAACACCTGGTACCAACAAAGTGTAATATGCAAAAAGTCCTTCCAGACTCGCTTCATGCAAAAGGATGGCACCTGCAATGTCTACTTCAAAAGCATCTTCAAGGAGTGGGAAAGCTACATGGTTGACATCTTTACCACATTGGTCGATATTAAGTGGCGTCACATGCTTGTAATCTTCACCTTATCCTACATTCTTTCATGGCTTTTGTTTGGCCTCATCTTTTGGATCATAGCTCTTCAGCATGGAGATATAAACAACACGGACATAACTCCTTGTGTTGCCAATGTGCACACATTTGCGGGGGCCTTTTTATTCTCCTTGGAGTCACAAACCACCATTGGTTATGGATACCGTTGTGTAACAGAGGAATGTCCTGTGGCAATTATAATAGTAACAATCCAGTCAGTATTAAGCTGCATCATTGACACTTTCATTATTGGGGCAGCAATGGCCAAGATGGCCACTGCTCGTAAACGAGCACAGACTATTCGTTTTAGTTACTTTGCCCTTGTTGGGGTGCGAGATGGCAAACTGTGTCTCATGTGGCGAATTGCTGACTTTCGTCCAAACCATGTCGTTGAAGGAAATGTAAGAGCACAGCTTCTGCGTTATTATGAAGACAATGAAAAGGGTATCACTATGGAATACAGAGACCTACAACTGGTGAATGACCAAATAATATTGGTTACACCAGTCACTGTAGTTCATGTTATTGACCAAGACAGTCCTTTGTATACACTGGATCGCAAAGCATTGGCTGCAGATAGGTTTGAGATCTTAGTTACGTTCATATACACAGGTGACTCCACTGGAACATCTCATCAATCTCGAACATCCTACCTGCCACGGGAAATCCTTTGGGGTTATAGATTTAACAATATCTTGCATgccaaaaagaaatattacaaagtAGACTGTGAACAGTTTGAGGAAATGACAGAGTACTATGCTCCGTTCTGCAGTGCCAAACAGCTTGACATAAATGCCATGCCTGCTAGTCCAGCACCAAGCTCAATGTCCAATGGATTCTCTTTTGAGACGCCTCTAAAACCAGCTCAGAATCAATTAACAAATAGAGTAAAGTCCACAAGCTCAATGACTGGCATTTTACACATTTCTGAATCAACAGATACTACTCTTAATGATTTATCCAAAGCGGCATCCACAAGCCCAATTCTCAATGGGCTGTTCAGTGTGTCAAAGAATGTGACAACCATGGAATCTCTTGGTACTGCGGAGGACAATAAAGAAGATTTCACAGGATATAACATAAGAGAAGACAATGAAGATAAATCTTATCAGAGAGTCTTCATCACTTTGAGTAAAATGTCCCTGGAATCCTAA
- the KCNJ16 gene encoding inward rectifier potassium channel 16 isoform X2: MTQTADSWRLVNVKENTWYQQSVICKKSFQTRFMQKDGTCNVYFKSIFKEWESYMVDIFTTLVDIKWRHMLVIFTLSYILSWLLFGLIFWIIALQHGDINNTDITPCVANVHTFAGAFLFSLESQTTIGYGYRCVTEECPVAIIIVTIQSVLSCIIDTFIIGAAMAKMATARKRAQTIRFSYFALVGVRDGKLCLMWRIADFRPNHVVEGNVRAQLLRYYEDNEKGITMEYRDLQLVNDQIILVTPVTVVHVIDQDSPLYTLDRKALAADRFEILVTFIYTGDSTGTSHQSRTSYLPREILWGYRFNNILHAKKKYYKVDCEQFEEMTEYYAPFCSAKQLDINAMPASPAPSSMSNGFSFETPLKPAQNQLTNRVKSTSSMTGILHISESTDTTLNDLSKAASTSPILNGLFSVSKNVTTMESLGTAEDNKEDFTGYNIREDNEDKSYQRVFITLSKMSLES, encoded by the coding sequence ATGACCCAAACTGCTGATTCCTGGAGGCTGGTAAATGTTAAAGAGAACACCTGGTACCAACAAAGTGTAATATGCAAAAAGTCCTTCCAGACTCGCTTCATGCAAAAGGATGGCACCTGCAATGTCTACTTCAAAAGCATCTTCAAGGAGTGGGAAAGCTACATGGTTGACATCTTTACCACATTGGTCGATATTAAGTGGCGTCACATGCTTGTAATCTTCACCTTATCCTACATTCTTTCATGGCTTTTGTTTGGCCTCATCTTTTGGATCATAGCTCTTCAGCATGGAGATATAAACAACACGGACATAACTCCTTGTGTTGCCAATGTGCACACATTTGCGGGGGCCTTTTTATTCTCCTTGGAGTCACAAACCACCATTGGTTATGGATACCGTTGTGTAACAGAGGAATGTCCTGTGGCAATTATAATAGTAACAATCCAGTCAGTATTAAGCTGCATCATTGACACTTTCATTATTGGGGCAGCAATGGCCAAGATGGCCACTGCTCGTAAACGAGCACAGACTATTCGTTTTAGTTACTTTGCCCTTGTTGGGGTGCGAGATGGCAAACTGTGTCTCATGTGGCGAATTGCTGACTTTCGTCCAAACCATGTCGTTGAAGGAAATGTAAGAGCACAGCTTCTGCGTTATTATGAAGACAATGAAAAGGGTATCACTATGGAATACAGAGACCTACAACTGGTGAATGACCAAATAATATTGGTTACACCAGTCACTGTAGTTCATGTTATTGACCAAGACAGTCCTTTGTATACACTGGATCGCAAAGCATTGGCTGCAGATAGGTTTGAGATCTTAGTTACGTTCATATACACAGGTGACTCCACTGGAACATCTCATCAATCTCGAACATCCTACCTGCCACGGGAAATCCTTTGGGGTTATAGATTTAACAATATCTTGCATgccaaaaagaaatattacaaagtAGACTGTGAACAGTTTGAGGAAATGACAGAGTACTATGCTCCGTTCTGCAGTGCCAAACAGCTTGACATAAATGCCATGCCTGCTAGTCCAGCACCAAGCTCAATGTCCAATGGATTCTCTTTTGAGACGCCTCTAAAACCAGCTCAGAATCAATTAACAAATAGAGTAAAGTCCACAAGCTCAATGACTGGCATTTTACACATTTCTGAATCAACAGATACTACTCTTAATGATTTATCCAAAGCGGCATCCACAAGCCCAATTCTCAATGGGCTGTTCAGTGTGTCAAAGAATGTGACAACCATGGAATCTCTTGGTACTGCGGAGGACAATAAAGAAGATTTCACAGGATATAACATAAGAGAAGACAATGAAGATAAATCTTATCAGAGAGTCTTCATCACTTTGAGTAAAATGTCCCTGGAATCCTAA